The following proteins are encoded in a genomic region of Pseudorca crassidens isolate mPseCra1 chromosome 5, mPseCra1.hap1, whole genome shotgun sequence:
- the NAA50 gene encoding N-alpha-acetyltransferase 50 isoform X1, whose protein sequence is MKGSRIELGDVTPHNIKQLKRLNQVIFPVSYNDKFYKDVLEVGELAKLAYFNDIAVGAVCCRVDHSQNQKRLYIMTLGCLAPYRRLGIGTKMLNHVLNICEKDGTFDNIYLHVQISNESAIDFYRKFGFEIIETKKNYYKRIEPADAHVLQKNLKVPSGQNADVQKTDN, encoded by the exons TAGCCGGATCGAGCTGGGAGATGTGACACCACACAATATTAAGCAGTTGAAGAGATTAAACCAGGTGATCTTTCCAGTCAGCTACAATGACAAGTTCTATAAGGATGTGCTGGAGGTTGGCGAGCTAGCAAAACTTG CCTATTTCAATGATATTGCAGTAGGTGCAGTATGCTGTAGGGTGGATCATTCACAGAATCAGAAGAGACTTTACATCATGACACTAGGATGTCTGGCACCATACCGAAGGCTAGGAATAG GAACTAAAATGTTAAATCATGTCTTAAACATCTGTGAAAAAGATGGCACTTTTGACAACATCTATCT GCATGTCCAGATCAGCAATGAGTCTGCAATTGACTTCTACAGAAAGTTTGGCTTTGAGATTATTGAGACAAAGAAGAACTACTATAAGAGGATAGAGCCAGCTGATGCTCATGTGCTGCAGAAAAACCTCAAAGTCCCTTCTGGCCAGAACGCAGATGTGCAGAAGACAGACAACTGA
- the NAA50 gene encoding N-alpha-acetyltransferase 50 isoform X2, with protein sequence MKGRIELGDVTPHNIKQLKRLNQVIFPVSYNDKFYKDVLEVGELAKLAYFNDIAVGAVCCRVDHSQNQKRLYIMTLGCLAPYRRLGIGTKMLNHVLNICEKDGTFDNIYLHVQISNESAIDFYRKFGFEIIETKKNYYKRIEPADAHVLQKNLKVPSGQNADVQKTDN encoded by the exons CCGGATCGAGCTGGGAGATGTGACACCACACAATATTAAGCAGTTGAAGAGATTAAACCAGGTGATCTTTCCAGTCAGCTACAATGACAAGTTCTATAAGGATGTGCTGGAGGTTGGCGAGCTAGCAAAACTTG CCTATTTCAATGATATTGCAGTAGGTGCAGTATGCTGTAGGGTGGATCATTCACAGAATCAGAAGAGACTTTACATCATGACACTAGGATGTCTGGCACCATACCGAAGGCTAGGAATAG GAACTAAAATGTTAAATCATGTCTTAAACATCTGTGAAAAAGATGGCACTTTTGACAACATCTATCT GCATGTCCAGATCAGCAATGAGTCTGCAATTGACTTCTACAGAAAGTTTGGCTTTGAGATTATTGAGACAAAGAAGAACTACTATAAGAGGATAGAGCCAGCTGATGCTCATGTGCTGCAGAAAAACCTCAAAGTCCCTTCTGGCCAGAACGCAGATGTGCAGAAGACAGACAACTGA